In Nostoc sp. GT001, a genomic segment contains:
- a CDS encoding Mpo1-like protein, giving the protein MSNINSNPQQSLRNRINNQILDHPFTEYWDIFILKHQHPINITLHILGIFFFYSLLFYTWKLQNFWLLLALPLTQLLGLTGHFLFERSHIDLQDAVFSWRASYCLGKMLFRILTGKYRDDIRQRQEILNNYLSNNYANIQ; this is encoded by the coding sequence ATGAGTAATATCAATTCTAATCCTCAACAAAGCTTGAGAAATCGGATTAATAATCAAATTCTGGATCATCCTTTTACAGAGTATTGGGATATTTTTATTCTTAAACATCAACATCCAATTAATATTACTCTCCACATTCTAGGAATATTCTTTTTTTACAGTTTACTTTTTTATACTTGGAAATTGCAAAACTTTTGGTTACTCTTAGCCTTACCATTAACTCAATTATTGGGATTAACTGGACATTTTTTATTTGAGCGTAGCCATATTGATTTACAAGATGCTGTATTTTCTTGGCGGGCTTCTTATTGTTTAGGTAAAATGTTATTTAGAATTTTGACGGGTAAATATCGAGATGATATTCGCCAACGGCAAGAAATATTAAATAATTATCTATCAAACAATTATGCAAATATTCAATAA
- a CDS encoding restriction endonuclease, whose protein sequence is MSDLTSIEKLKLEKLLEMGGGYILDFSNRTFQEFILESLNIDIYDEKYNYQSGSKANRLRKFWKEEPNPIVGQLLEKLLEYWSTKKLIANQVVSYENKNLFDECEKIAKRLKEGITRKCDEDYLKKEQFSLLLSKLLSEFDKFAGLTNSEDKNKRGFLLEDLLERIFSLYEIPTQKSFKRNEGGEQIDGAFKLESWYYLVECKWTQSLTDIRQLDSLYGKISRSGKQTLGLFLSINGWSKNVCPLLKQNYDKSIILMDGYDLRCVLVEHNHLDLKDLLLKKLECLNFEGEPFYSAAQLLENNQ, encoded by the coding sequence ATGTCAGACTTAACAAGTATTGAAAAACTTAAGTTAGAAAAGCTGCTCGAAATGGGTGGTGGTTATATACTAGATTTTTCAAACAGAACCTTTCAGGAATTTATCTTAGAAAGCTTGAACATCGATATATATGATGAAAAATATAATTATCAAAGTGGCTCAAAAGCAAATCGATTAAGAAAATTTTGGAAAGAAGAACCTAATCCTATAGTAGGACAGTTACTAGAAAAATTATTAGAATATTGGAGTACGAAGAAGTTAATAGCTAATCAAGTTGTTAGCTATGAAAATAAAAACTTATTTGACGAATGTGAAAAAATTGCTAAAAGATTAAAAGAAGGTATTACAAGAAAATGTGATGAAGATTATTTAAAGAAAGAGCAATTTTCTTTGCTTCTATCTAAGCTGTTGTCAGAATTCGATAAGTTTGCAGGTTTAACAAATTCGGAAGATAAAAATAAACGAGGATTCTTACTTGAAGATTTACTAGAACGTATTTTTTCTCTTTATGAGATCCCAACTCAAAAGAGCTTTAAGAGGAATGAAGGTGGTGAACAAATAGACGGTGCATTTAAGCTTGAAAGCTGGTACTACTTAGTTGAATGCAAATGGACTCAAAGTCTAACAGATATACGGCAACTTGATAGCCTTTATGGTAAAATTAGTAGATCGGGTAAGCAGACATTAGGCTTGTTTCTGTCAATTAATGGTTGGTCAAAAAATGTATGCCCATTACTAAAGCAGAATTACGATAAATCAATTATTTTGATGGATGGTTATGATTTACGATGTGTTCTTGTCGAGCATAATCACTTGGATTTGAAGGATTTACTTTTGAAAAAGTTGGAGTGCTTAAATTTTGAAGGAGAACCATTTTATAGTGCAGCACAATTATTGGAAAATAACCAATAG
- a CDS encoding type II toxin-antitoxin system RelE/ParE family toxin yields the protein MGDQSKPLVWLHGEVKTPPFTQEARIETGVLIRQLQEGESIGLPHSRPIPSIGIHCHELRIRDADKNWRIIYRIDEDAILIVEVFNKTTRTTSKKIIEVCKKRLSKYDTDQQE from the coding sequence ATGGGAGATCAAAGTAAACCTTTAGTTTGGTTACATGGTGAAGTTAAAACCCCACCTTTCACTCAAGAAGCACGCATAGAAACAGGTGTTCTGATCAGACAATTACAGGAAGGTGAATCAATTGGGTTGCCACATTCACGCCCTATCCCAAGTATAGGAATTCACTGTCATGAATTACGTATTCGAGATGCTGATAAAAACTGGAGAATCATTTATCGAATTGATGAAGATGCAATCTTGATTGTTGAAGTCTTTAATAAAACAACGAGAACAACATCCAAGAAGATAATTGAGGTTTGCAAAAAGCGTCTGAGCAAATATGATACCGATCAACAGGAGTAA
- a CDS encoding helix-turn-helix transcriptional regulator — protein MDQAKRERLESKGWKIGTVADFLELTPEETILVEIKLALSQNLKERRQKLMTQSELAAKISSSQPRIAKAENGDTSVSIELLIRAMLATGATPKDIGQVIAGVG, from the coding sequence ATGGATCAAGCCAAGAGAGAACGTTTGGAATCTAAAGGCTGGAAAATTGGCACAGTTGCAGATTTTTTGGAGTTAACACCCGAAGAAACTATTCTTGTAGAAATTAAGCTAGCTCTCAGCCAAAACTTGAAGGAGCGTCGGCAAAAATTGATGACTCAAAGTGAACTTGCTGCTAAGATTAGTTCCAGCCAACCTCGCATTGCTAAAGCTGAAAATGGCGATACTTCAGTATCAATTGAATTGTTGATCCGAGCAATGTTAGCAACAGGTGCAACTCCTAAAGATATTGGACAGGTGATTGCTGGTGTGGGATAA
- a CDS encoding D-aminoacylase, with protein sequence MLDLLIQNGLVFDGLGSPPVCGDIGIQNGQIVTLAPSLTNLAREVVDASGLWVTPGFIDIHTHYDLELEIAPGLSESVRHGVTSVVIGNCSLSVAIAEPQILADIFQRVETLSHRLIAKWLQKSVSWQTPAEYLQHLQQLPLGPNVAPMFGHSALRAYVMGLERSLTVQPTKFELKLMQRIARDAIDAGFIGISIDMFPWHRMSGEWQGCTIPSQHAKFKEYAMLADLCRRSQRVFQVTPNLQRLASFVEILRMGSGIGQKPLRLTVLSALDAVHDRKLWRIFSPLLFIWNRLLNGNVRFQTLTEPFTIYSDGSVTPLFEEFSTGAQLNGCQSREERQQLWASEIFRRQFRQEWLSKRRKSFHRQLDLMEVIHCPEASWQGLSFAQIARQKQQEPVDLFIYALQKYDTDLRWVATGANDRLKPRLAMMKHPHILPGFTDAGAHVRNLGYYDGALSLLKQAVATKFLSPEAAICRVTGEPAGWFRLDTGVLKVGAKADIVLLDPNALNQPISPQVQISDPVLDGEPRMVKRGSDEIVQAVYINGVRVVCGGEVSDRLGREKLGTVLFPC encoded by the coding sequence ATGTTGGATTTGCTGATTCAAAACGGGTTAGTTTTCGATGGCTTAGGCTCTCCACCTGTGTGCGGAGATATCGGCATTCAAAATGGACAGATTGTTACCCTTGCACCCTCCTTAACTAACCTAGCGCGTGAGGTGGTTGATGCTTCTGGGTTATGGGTGACACCGGGATTTATAGATATTCATACTCATTACGATTTAGAGTTAGAAATCGCACCAGGATTGAGCGAATCAGTTCGTCATGGTGTTACTAGCGTGGTTATTGGTAACTGTAGCTTGTCTGTTGCGATCGCAGAACCGCAAATCCTGGCTGATATTTTTCAGAGAGTAGAAACACTTTCTCATCGGCTGATTGCAAAATGGCTACAAAAGTCGGTTTCCTGGCAAACACCAGCAGAATATTTACAGCATTTGCAACAGTTACCCCTTGGCCCCAATGTTGCCCCAATGTTTGGACACAGTGCCTTACGCGCTTATGTGATGGGGTTAGAACGCAGTTTAACGGTTCAGCCGACAAAATTTGAACTAAAACTTATGCAGCGCATAGCCAGAGATGCAATAGATGCTGGCTTTATTGGCATTTCTATTGATATGTTTCCCTGGCATCGGATGAGCGGAGAATGGCAAGGCTGCACAATTCCCTCTCAACACGCCAAATTTAAAGAATATGCGATGTTGGCGGATTTGTGTCGGCGTAGCCAACGCGTTTTTCAAGTCACACCCAACTTACAACGACTTGCTTCCTTTGTAGAGATTCTGCGGATGGGTTCAGGGATTGGACAAAAACCACTGCGGCTAACCGTCCTCTCAGCCTTAGATGCCGTACACGATCGCAAACTATGGCGAATATTTTCCCCCTTACTTTTTATTTGGAATCGGCTTCTAAATGGGAATGTGCGCTTTCAAACCCTAACTGAACCCTTCACCATTTACTCAGATGGATCTGTGACTCCCCTATTTGAAGAATTTTCCACAGGCGCACAACTCAATGGCTGTCAGTCACGAGAAGAAAGACAACAACTATGGGCATCGGAAATTTTTCGTCGTCAGTTTCGCCAAGAATGGCTCAGTAAACGGCGTAAATCATTCCATCGTCAGTTAGATTTGATGGAAGTTATTCACTGTCCCGAAGCAAGTTGGCAAGGGTTAAGTTTTGCCCAAATTGCTCGTCAAAAGCAACAAGAACCAGTAGATTTATTTATCTACGCATTACAAAAATACGATACAGATTTACGTTGGGTAGCCACAGGAGCGAACGATCGCCTAAAACCCCGTTTAGCGATGATGAAGCATCCTCATATTTTGCCTGGTTTTACCGATGCTGGCGCTCACGTGCGTAACCTGGGCTACTATGATGGAGCTTTGTCTTTACTCAAACAAGCAGTTGCAACCAAGTTCCTTTCACCGGAAGCTGCAATTTGCCGCGTTACCGGAGAACCTGCTGGTTGGTTTCGTCTTGATACGGGAGTTCTGAAAGTTGGTGCGAAAGCGGATATAGTTTTACTCGATCCCAATGCTTTAAATCAGCCAATTAGCCCGCAGGTGCAGATATCAGATCCGGTTTTAGATGGCGAACCTCGGATGGTTAAGCGTGGTTCGGATGAGATTGTGCAAGCAGTTTATATTAATGGGGTTCGGGTGGTTTGTGGGGGTGAAGTGAGCGATCGCTTGGGGCGTGAAAAATTGGGAACGGTTTTATTTCCTTGTTGA